The sequence AATGACTTAACGATTATGACATGCCTTCCGGGATGACCAATATCGTTTTATACCAACGATTGTGAACGTATGTACGGTCATGAGATACCTACATTCCATACTTTTGCTGACATAGTTACTATCCATGaacaatttgcattttatttttatacgattctattgcaaatatattctgtgaaattatactataatatgTGTAATTGTTACGCGAACGATCCGTATACCGAtttttcgacaaaataattgttattacttcacaataattttattctgaaaagaaatacaaatctaaatttaaaattaatatcaaagaaaCAGGTACCAGTGTGCTATCATTTTACAAAACgtaaatatatctaattttctaacgatatctgttcattgatttttacaaaacattATCAACCCTTAATTAAGTTCATAACTCGTCTATTAGAATCGCAGATCATCACATAATTGAATCGTGATTAATTATGTTGGTACATAGAATCAAGTACTACATGtatcatatgttatatatatataagccATGCTAATACAACTAATCATGTAATTTGGAATGAATTCGTCGgtgtaatagaaaatttgaacacgaaagcaaaatattattcattttatttatttatgtttcgaTCTAGTAACATGTCCAcgagtaaattaaatattataatcaatGGAAGAAATATAGGACGCCAGAAATAATATGTTCGTACAAATTATCAGAAACTtgagaaaattggaaaaccAATACTCAGTCAGGGCCACATTAAGATATACAAATATCATGAACATAGGCAATggcaaatatacatatgtacatatatatatacatatattttaattttgatttctattggaaaatttctacTGTCTGCGATTATAGGTCTCATTACAATTAATCAATACTGTTATTTGATTGTATAACGTTTACATCTCCAAGCTGTATTTCTCCCATTGTATGTACCCTACCACCAACCAATAAACAGGTTTCGACACTCAGGAAAATCATCCAAAAATTGAATCGTAAAAAATCAACATGAAAAACGAAAGTTGATTTTCATGACTCAATTTTCGGACGGTTTTCTCAAAGTTTCGGTATGCGAATATTGAGATCTGTTTAAATGATcatggtatatatatatttaataaatacgtaaatacaatgtacatatgtatagtgAGGAAAATTTGATTGGAGTTTACAATATTAGAAAGCGGGCGATTTATGCCTTGGCAATATTCTTTCCCATGGTAAAGGAAGTAAATACGAAATTTGTGAGCGATCACACTTGTTACtgacaaataattttgacatttaattaataaatttgttaaataatttctattcgttGCCTCGGATACGCTGTTGCATCATACAGGATATTCACGCTAAAGAGAGCCTTCAGATCTAGGGacgaaaaagttgaaaattgtgATGGCAGGTTTGGGCAACGTTCTAATCCCGCAGCCAACTTCAGGTTTATTGGCTATTTCTTGGcatgtacaatgtacaagGTGGAACGCAAGTAGTATCAGTGGATAGAAAATGGCGACATCGAAAAGTCAGCGTTGGATGGTAGATTCGGGGATTCTGCgtaaaaaaaatggagaagaGGAACCGCAGGAGCTGTTGGTGTTTGGATATAGCTGCAAATTATTTCGAGATGATGACAAGGCGAAAATGATTGATCAAGGAAAGCATTTGATACCATGGATGGGCGATAGCACATTGAAAATAGACAGGTCCGTTTCCCTAACCTAGACAAATTTATCATCTAGGATATTTATTCTTGCATAAATGCACCGTACATGTAACCTTTAGAAGAATGATATCAATCGAAACTAAGCAAAGTGCAGCAGTTGGAAAAATTCAACTATAAACGGTTAACGTACGGATAAGCAATCTGGAGACTGTTTAAGGTTTCTGCAGGTGTCTTGGCTGTGAACAGGCGGTGTGGAAGCGCGATATATACGCGCTTTGCACGGCCGTAGAGCAACGTGGTCTCATCACGTTGGTGTTTTGTGGCTGACCGACGGCGCAGCAGCAAGGTGAGACACAGCGTAGAGAGACAAACGGCAGCTGACGATTGTAGGTACTATAATCGTTCAGCATGGTATGTATTTTAGCGTTCTAGAATCAAGTGTATCTACCTACATAGACGCACAACGCGGTTCCTGTTGTTCGCCTCTGCTTCTGGATCTGTACAAGATCGAATTGAACGATGCTCAATGCAAACGATTATACATTCGCGAAACAAGAGAAACTCTAGTGTAATGTCATTCGTTGTCCggtaataataagtaaaaaagaGTAATACCTCTTGCACAACTTTTTAGATTGATTACGGAAGTTTCCGCGATGTCTATAAATAGTAACAAATAGTCCGAATGAATAGAGCATTTGAAATCGAATTGTTATCGTTGTTATTATATCGTTGtcgttattattttgtaaagtgATATAAACGGGACGTGTGTGGTATAACTATATTCTATTTCAGAGAAATTTTGAGGTTGACTGAAACAGGGTTTGCTTCGTGACACAATTTTCAGATGCCGCAATCGAGCAAATTGCTATCTGAAACACATAACATCTCTTCTACGTTTAAATCGATTTATGTATGTGTATAGGTACGATGGACGAGGTGCTCTGGGGGACTTACGGATATACGAACCACCGACAGGTGGTTTCGATCATCGAACGATCCTGACCGAGGATGAACTGAAAGTGGAGCAATTATGCGACGAAGAGCGGTATCGGTCTCTCTACAATAATGAAATGGAAGATGCTGTACATCATGGTAAATGGATCGCGTATATGGTACACTCGTATTTACTATCAATGCATGAAATcaacaacaaaatatatatggtCGTCTTTCagaggaagaaataaagaggCTACATCAAGCTCTGGATTCAGAGAACACATACACTCAAGTAGCATATGATTACAACGAGGAAGGGAACGGATCGAAAATCGCGTGCGATGATTCACAAAGTCCAAAACAGTCTGAGGGTTCCCAGGAGGAGGATCAAACTTTTGTCCCACCGCCTGATTTGGAAATTCCAGAGGGTATTTCACTGGTTGGTAAACAAGCAACAATAGatgtgtttatatatataattcatgtTTCTGTTCATCATGCTTagttattgttgttattgttgttgctTCTTAACAGCCAGAAACACAAAAATTGAATGCCATCATAACGAAAACGGCGCTATTTATAAGTCGTCAAGGCGGCCAAATGGAGATTCTAATTAAAGCGAAGCAGGCGAATAATCCACAATTTTCCTTCTTGTCGATAGACGGACGGCTTCAtcaatattatagatatatactGGATGCGATCAAGACTGGAAAGTATAATCCTGAAAAGCAGCCGGAGAAAGAAGAATCCGGTACgcatattgttttatttaagaGACCATCTTATCGCAACATTCTCGAATGTTGACATCATTATGTCGTGTTAAAATAATCCAAGAGATTTAAAGCAGGATTTATTTACCCACATCTACTTTGATTCTACTTAGCTTTTCCATCTGTAAGTATTTCTATGTTACATTTGTTAATCCATGTTAATCTCTGTAACTCATAGGAAGTATTAGTAAGCCGGTATACAACTGAACGTTTTATTAActtgtattctttttaatgATAGAACACGAAGAAGGATCATCCGATCAAGACGATGAACCGTATCTTCATCCGAGCTTGGCGTCGTCCTTAACTAAGATAGAAGCGGTATGTAACTTGCAGTTAATGCGTGCAGTTCTCGTAAACTTGGCTCGAATACAAATCAATCTCGAATTCGTCGTTGTTTGCAGGCTCCCAGTATTCCAAGTATACAGTATAAACCATCAGCGGACTGTGCTTATTCGATgcttgtaaataaaataaccgGAAAACCACCGCCTTCGAAAGCACCGCCGCTACATCGCGAAACCACGGTTCAATCAACAACTAGCACAGGATATTATCATCCTGTGCCAGGACAAGTAAGAGATTCGGATCACAAAATATGACAAACAGAAACATGGTTAAAGCGGAACGCAATGTAACGAGCACCCTCTGTTATtctttatagaattataacCCTTATTCAACTTCGGTTACTGCGATGACTGCAACGGCTACAACGGCTGCCACACCTGTACAATACTCTCATGGCCCAGTAATATACGGACCAAACGGGCAGATACAATCACCATTACAAATGACTGTACCGAACTTATTAACTTCTACGAATGAAATGTCGACGACACAAATTACAACGAATGAGTCACAGCCGCAATTGGTACCGTACGGATCCACATCTCAGAAGCAATTAAGTAGACCTTCATTTATCGTTCCACCAGCGGatgtacaaataattatagataaaatGGCGAGTTACGTGGCAAAGAACGGTAGAGATTTCGAAGcaatcgtgaaaaataaaggagatccgagattcaattttctcgaattatcGCATCAGTACCACGGTTATTATGCGCATAAATTGACAATATACGAAGGTGCAGTAAACCCGAAAGTATTGACAGAGGAAGAGCTATTACAGAAACAAGAGCCACAAGAAGAAAAGCAGAAGAAGCTGGAGGAATTGCAGAAGAAGCAACAAAGAATGGAGGAAGTGCAGAAGAGAGTGAAGATGATACAAGCGAAAAAGAAGTGCGAGCCaaggatgaaagaaacaactatgacgtcgtcgacgacgacgacgacgacgacggcgtcGAACACTGAAGGAGTGAAACAAGTGACGACAGTTtcgttttcgataaaaaagCCAAAGGACGGGGATACCGGGGTGATCGAAAAGCGAAACGCACTGCCACTGGAAGAGAGTGACGATGAAATGGAAGCCGAGAGCAAAGATGGAAATTCAAAACCAAGCTCGCCACAAGATTCGAACGAACAGAATTCGCTAATCGGTGTCGGGATTTCAGTTGACAGAGATGGCAGTGGAGCGTGGAAGTCggaaaaaaaatggaagaacgaGGAAAAGGAGTTGGTGGACCTTACGGACGAGATTCTGGAAGACTGTCAAAAGGAGATTAGGCACAAGCAGGCCGAAGATAGGATCAAGGATAAGCTAGTTGCTGCAGCACGTGACAAACTGGCTGCTACTTCGAGAGAGAGGCAGCTTCAattggaaaggaaaaagaaagcggCAGCGTTTTTAAGTCAAATACAGAGCTCCGGTTTACCGAAAGGTAGTGGAACCGTAGCGACTGTCGCGAATCAAGTAGGAACGAGAAAAGACGACTCGGACGAAGTGCACTCCGTCCCGTCGCCATCCCCCTCGCCGTTGTTGGAGGACGCAAAGTCCTCTTGCGACTTAAGGACCACAGGTGGAAACTCTTTGATGGACAGGCTCAAGAGCGCAGACTTGACCGGCAAAAGATCTAGACCGCGATCGAGGAGTCCGAGTGGAAGTCGAAGTTACACAGATAGACAAAAATTTCACAAGAAacacaaaaagaagaaaagttctCACAGAAGGTACGCGACtttttcgatcgattatcACGTCTAATACTGCGTACAACGTAGTGACAGTTTATCTATGCCTATTCGTAAATACAGCCAAAACCGCCGCTTCGATTATCCGTAATCGATCTCTTTTCTTCGCTCTCTCTTTTATACTCTcttcctctgtttctctcgCAATCGTTTCTTTGTCACAGCAACCACGACAGTCCGAGCAGTTCTCGATCGCATAGATCCAAGAAGAGCAAGAAGTCTTCGTCCAAGCATAGGTCACCGTCGCAAACATCATCTCGAAGACATCATCACAGTGCGCGACGAAAGGGAAGCAACTCCTCGTACTCGGATTCGTGCTCATCCTGAAAACGTGTTGTCCTTATATTCGCGTATCATCGATAAGCGGAAATATATACCTTACAAGTGTACATTTACATACGCGTATATATAGGTACACGCATACGAGATGTAAATATGCGAGTACACATGTATACGTAGTTTCGTGCGTATATCGGTAATTAAAGTGTCggtgataattttaatatgacgACTGTccaaggaagaaacgaaaataaggaaagattgaagaataaaaaggtTTTGCCAAGATTGTATATGACCAGccgtaatttatttattgcttttcCTTTGCCCGATTACTCGTAAATCAAATTACACTCGAATATTTTGGAGCTGgttacgataaaaattgtaaacaagAACAAATTTCCGTATCGAGGATACGGAAATGCATCGAATGTCGTTCGAAACGAgctaaatttgttttacatcAATTTCCGTAGATTATAAAAAGAGTGGGAAAGAGGGCGGATGGAGAAAGAACGTAGTTGCTAAGAGCAAAATAAAACTGATTATATAATAAGAGTTTGCCATTATACGAAAGAATGTCAAAGTAGATACCACCGTCATCACGGCAAACAGTCGACTGCCGTCACAGTTTCATCAGTCTGATGTAAGGAAAAGCGGAAACACTGTTGGCAACTcgcttcttattttctttttttttttcgtttctagaTATTTGaacggaaaatatttcactttgaAAACGTATCCTTTGCGTAATACCAAAGgttatcaatttaaaatattccatgaTTCGGCATACGCGCGGCATCAATCGATTCAGTATCAATACGAAAGAAGCATTCACAGATATCAAACAGTAATCTATTCCGAGTTCTTTCCACTCTTtgtcttctccttcttccatTTGCTCGCCGCTTCCCTGCATAGTCGTTGAACGTTTCTATCGGCTAAATAAGTAAGCCAGTCGTTCTTCCTCGATAATTTGTGGTATGAAAATAGCATCGATGTGTTATGCATTTAACACCGATCGCATATAAACTGCCCCGAGgatttatttccttttgcGCCAAATCAATCGTCGTCTAATTGAGTTTAATAAATCGAGAACGCGTCGCTTGAACTGCGTCCGCAGAAGGCACGTGTGCCGTCGCAAcaaacaaagaataaaataccaaCAAACACCTGTTTAACGATGCTGTCGCATAACTGTACCAACTGTACTCGTTCGAAATGCAATTTTCGTTGAATTCTCTGCAAAAGTCAACAACGTAGTGCGACAGCAACAACGTCGTTACTTTTAATCCTGCTGCGGCTctcaaacttttatatttcaatttcgatttcGACAAATATCAAAGgcttttgatattttgaagaaaatgtttagCAGGAAATCACGTATCAGTAAGGactttcttcgtattttcttcgaactcgagatattttccaatgttagaaaaatacgagTGGATCGAAGATGACTGAAAGTACCTGATAATTCGTAGATGCACAAATTCGATCGAAAGTAGAAACGTGTGCCACGAGGTAAATCGTTCAGTACTAATTTGTAATCCAATAGTGTTAAGCAACAATTTCCTCTCTTCAATTTCCAGTGAAAAGAATTCAGGGTCTATATCGTTACAGGCTAACAGAGTAACCTCtgtttttctcctcttcttcctcctcttcatcctcttcctcttccttctgATCCTCCTTCTCATCCTTGTAATTTCAACAAGGAGTTAATCGTTGATGAAATAGACTGTCTTTTCACTagctaataaaaaaataccgTTGCGCGAAACTTTTTCGTACCGTTCCTGGTACAGCTCGAAACATCTTTCTCATAGTATAAAGAATGTCATTCATGAGCCAGCACGATATCTCTATGCGTCGCTTTTCACGCGATTACGTCCAATTGTATgctttgttaattatataacgttgtggATCGGTTCAAGTCGcggaatacatttttattttcgtccaAAATAATGCTCCTTTGATCAGATGACCGCcaataaaaagagaaggaaaagtgtattaaagtaaaatagtATAAGAAAATAGCGTCCCTTTGATAAAAAGACTTgcttacgaaaaaaaaaaacaaaaaaatggaGGAGAGAGaattaaaagaaggaaagaaaaacgcaAATGTTTGTTTTCATCCAAAATAATGTCTCTTTGGTAACAAGAActcgaacgagaaagagagaataatgggataaaaggaaggaaactacacttttattttcatccgaAATAGTATCTTTAGTGTCATCGCGAAACGAATTCCAGCAAAAAGGGAAAGATACGGGcaaaaggggaaaaagaacGTTAAGAAAAAATGACGACAAAACATCGGTTGATCCAGCGAATCGATTATCAATGGCACCGGAATATTACGCGAGCCAAGTTAAAAACTTTCCAGGCTGGAACACTGACGATGAAAGAAccgtaaaagaaaatattattcgcgaGGCATGGAGAGCAGAAGAAGGGaatgtgagagagagagagacagacagacagaaagATGAATCGGTACTGTGAACGGTACGGAAGAGATAGATAGATTGATTGGACGAGGAGTTCGAAATGGGGAGATCCGTAGAATGCATTACTGCTAAATTGCTAAATTCCACGAAATGCTTTTTATTTCGTGGGTTCGTCTGTTTAGAAACATACACGAATGTATTGGATCGAGATAACGCGTATCGAACATTACACACGTGACCATACTTTGATGATGCAGAGGTCAAGGGTTGAATTGCCTCAGATTTATAAGTTAACTCGGTCGCATGGGACTAGTTAGTCGGTGTTGCATACTCAATACCAGTTGGAATATAGCCGTATAGACAGATGTCGGTTAAAACGCTCGTAAGTATTAACAGGAGACGATGAATCGAGTAGTAACGATGATCGTTAGCTTGTTCGATCGAATTTGCCTCGATGATCGATCGTCTTGATCTTTAATCGTCGCCACGGTAATCGGAcgcaattttccatttctctttttccgaGACGTCTCCTTTTCGACTTCCGTGTCGTTCGTTGCGGTACAAAACTTTTCGCTTGTCGATGTACGGTGTACGGTATACAAAGGTAGATAAACCCTAcgaaaaaaaaggacaatatCGATAAACACGATCGACTTTCGCGCAATTTGGAGGCAAACGTGTTTGTCCTTTGCTCTAAATTTGAATTATGAGTCTTCCTTTCAACGGAGTCCTCTGACATCGATCGGAACGTAGGCAACGACCTCGGTATTTACTGTTTTTGAAATCACTGGACAAATAGGGGAAAGCGatgcaaaaacaaaaaatattaagtgTATTAATATGTGACGACAGGCACAGCCGCAAAGGCAAACCATCCTGGACCCTTCGGACAAGTATCGACCAGAGACTGTTTACGCGGGAAAACTGGAGAGCAACTTCAGGGATTACTCCGAGGACCCGACCGATCCGGTAAAGGAGCGGGTTCGAAAGACCTACGAAAAAATGCATGCTAATCAAACGGTCGAGTTTGTAAAGTGTGAGTAATACATCGtaatgtacatgtatgtacgtGCACTGACGTGAATATCAGGACACCTGTTCGTTACGTACAATGGAAAATCCTATGCAGTTTTACTTTATCTTATTTGGTTTAGCATT comes from Bombus pyrosoma isolate SC7728 linkage group LG2, ASM1482585v1, whole genome shotgun sequence and encodes:
- the LOC122575154 gene encoding splicing factor, suppressor of white-apricot homolog isoform X1; the encoded protein is MATSKSQRWMVDSGILRKKNGEEEPQELLVFGYSCKLFRDDDKAKMIDQGKHLIPWMGDSTLKIDRYDGRGALGDLRIYEPPTGGFDHRTILTEDELKVEQLCDEERYRSLYNNEMEDAVHHEEEIKRLHQALDSENTYTQVAYDYNEEGNGSKIACDDSQSPKQSEGSQEEDQTFVPPPDLEIPEGISLPETQKLNAIITKTALFISRQGGQMEILIKAKQANNPQFSFLSIDGRLHQYYRYILDAIKTGKYNPEKQPEKEESEHEEGSSDQDDEPYLHPSLASSLTKIEAAPSIPSIQYKPSADCAYSMLVNKITGKPPPSKAPPLHRETTVQSTTSTGYYHPVPGQNYNPYSTSVTAMTATATTAATPVQYSHGPVIYGPNGQIQSPLQMTVPNLLTSTNEMSTTQITTNESQPQLVPYGSTSQKQLSRPSFIVPPADVQIIIDKMASYVAKNGRDFEAIVKNKGDPRFNFLELSHQYHGYYAHKLTIYEGAVNPKVLTEEELLQKQEPQEEKQKKLEELQKKQQRMEEVQKRVKMIQAKKKCEPRMKETTMTSSTTTTTTTASNTEGVKQVTTVSFSIKKPKDGDTGVIEKRNALPLEESDDEMEAESKDGNSKPSSPQDSNEQNSLIGVGISVDRDGSGAWKSEKKWKNEEKELVDLTDEILEDCQKEIRHKQAEDRIKDKLVAAARDKLAATSRERQLQLERKKKAAAFLSQIQSSGLPKGSGTVATVANQVGTRKDDSDEVHSVPSPSPSPLLEDAKSSCDLRTTGGNSLMDRLKSADLTGKRSRPRSRSPSGSRSYTDRQKFHKKHKKKKSSHRSNHDSPSSSRSHRSKKSKKSSSKHRSPSQTSSRRHHHSARRKGSNSSYSDSCSS
- the LOC122575154 gene encoding splicing factor, suppressor of white-apricot homolog isoform X2 gives rise to the protein MEDAVHHEEEIKRLHQALDSENTYTQVAYDYNEEGNGSKIACDDSQSPKQSEGSQEEDQTFVPPPDLEIPEGISLPETQKLNAIITKTALFISRQGGQMEILIKAKQANNPQFSFLSIDGRLHQYYRYILDAIKTGKYNPEKQPEKEESEHEEGSSDQDDEPYLHPSLASSLTKIEAAPSIPSIQYKPSADCAYSMLVNKITGKPPPSKAPPLHRETTVQSTTSTGYYHPVPGQNYNPYSTSVTAMTATATTAATPVQYSHGPVIYGPNGQIQSPLQMTVPNLLTSTNEMSTTQITTNESQPQLVPYGSTSQKQLSRPSFIVPPADVQIIIDKMASYVAKNGRDFEAIVKNKGDPRFNFLELSHQYHGYYAHKLTIYEGAVNPKVLTEEELLQKQEPQEEKQKKLEELQKKQQRMEEVQKRVKMIQAKKKCEPRMKETTMTSSTTTTTTTASNTEGVKQVTTVSFSIKKPKDGDTGVIEKRNALPLEESDDEMEAESKDGNSKPSSPQDSNEQNSLIGVGISVDRDGSGAWKSEKKWKNEEKELVDLTDEILEDCQKEIRHKQAEDRIKDKLVAAARDKLAATSRERQLQLERKKKAAAFLSQIQSSGLPKGSGTVATVANQVGTRKDDSDEVHSVPSPSPSPLLEDAKSSCDLRTTGGNSLMDRLKSADLTGKRSRPRSRSPSGSRSYTDRQKFHKKHKKKKSSHRSNHDSPSSSRSHRSKKSKKSSSKHRSPSQTSSRRHHHSARRKGSNSSYSDSCSS